The Lichenihabitans psoromatis genome contains a region encoding:
- a CDS encoding sensor histidine kinase, translating to MTSARILYIDDDPALLRLIERQLQRRGYAVEAVSSGEDGLARIAAGTIDCVALDHYMPGQDGLTTLLRICDLPDPPPVIYVTGTNESSIAVAALKAGAADYVVKDVQGAFYDLLDAAIRSAIESTALRRQKAETDREIRAARDRFEALAAERQVLMREVNHRVGNSLQLVAAFLHMQASSADAATRAALADANRRVLAIAQVHRRLYASDDVTAVALHHYLAGLIEDLRQSADAQEATSQLVLLADEIEINPDTAVTIGIIVTELVINAMKYAYPTGSGPIRVRLEAVTCRQTRLIVEDEGVGKVATEKSGTRTGIGRSIVKAMATKLATTVEYRSDGPGTHASMLFSNTDSI from the coding sequence GTGACATCCGCCCGTATTCTTTACATCGACGACGACCCAGCCCTGCTTCGGCTTATCGAGCGGCAATTGCAGAGGCGTGGCTATGCGGTCGAGGCGGTCTCGAGCGGCGAGGATGGCTTGGCCCGCATCGCGGCCGGTACGATCGATTGCGTGGCGCTTGACCATTATATGCCGGGACAGGACGGTCTCACGACGCTGCTTCGCATTTGCGACCTGCCCGATCCACCGCCCGTCATCTACGTGACAGGCACCAACGAAAGCAGCATCGCGGTCGCGGCCCTCAAGGCGGGCGCAGCCGATTACGTGGTCAAAGACGTTCAAGGCGCTTTCTATGATCTGCTCGATGCAGCGATCCGCTCGGCGATCGAAAGCACGGCCTTACGCCGGCAAAAAGCGGAAACGGACCGTGAGATCAGGGCGGCACGAGACCGCTTCGAGGCCCTGGCGGCAGAGCGGCAAGTGCTGATGCGCGAGGTCAATCACCGGGTCGGCAACAGCCTTCAACTCGTCGCAGCCTTCTTGCACATGCAGGCAAGTTCGGCCGATGCGGCCACACGCGCGGCATTGGCCGATGCGAACCGGCGGGTTCTGGCGATCGCCCAGGTCCATCGTCGGCTCTATGCGTCGGACGACGTGACGGCCGTTGCGCTGCATCATTATCTGGCCGGACTGATCGAGGATCTTCGCCAGTCCGCCGATGCACAGGAAGCCACGTCGCAACTCGTGCTGCTGGCCGACGAGATCGAGATCAACCCGGACACCGCGGTGACAATCGGCATCATCGTGACGGAACTCGTCATCAATGCGATGAAATATGCCTATCCGACCGGAAGCGGTCCCATCCGCGTGCGGCTCGAGGCCGTGACCTGTCGCCAAACGCGCCTGATCGTCGAGGATGAAGGGGTCGGCAAAGTCGCCACAGAAAAGTCCGGCACCAGGACCGGGATCGGTCGATCAATCGTTAAGGCGATGGCAACAAAGCTTGCGACGACGGTCGAATATCGCAGCGACGGACCGGGGACGCACGCATCCATGCTGTTTTCAAACACCGACAGCATCTAA
- a CDS encoding phosphatase PAP2 family protein, whose product MTSTRIVAGSLAAVALTCLVFTITPSLDLRVASIFALGNNQFVGQTPLGNALRRLFYWTPFCLFAVMLALYGMRQLMRSRIWAPTGVGLIFMALSLAIGPGLLVNTLLKDHSHRPRPYQVTQFGGDQAFKPFYRFDGECRRNCSFVSGEGAEAFWTLAPAVLVPLPWRPIAIAAALVFGAATSLLRIAFGGHFLSDSILAGLLTWLVILACWRLVTRLFGVRPDGVV is encoded by the coding sequence TTGACGTCAACCCGCATCGTCGCAGGCAGCCTCGCGGCTGTCGCCCTCACCTGCCTCGTCTTCACGATCACGCCGAGCCTCGATCTCCGCGTCGCCTCGATCTTCGCGCTCGGCAACAACCAGTTCGTCGGTCAGACCCCGCTCGGCAACGCGCTGCGTCGGCTGTTCTACTGGACGCCCTTCTGTCTATTCGCCGTCATGCTCGCGCTCTACGGCATGCGGCAATTGATGCGGTCTAGGATCTGGGCGCCGACAGGCGTCGGCTTGATCTTCATGGCGCTCAGCCTCGCGATCGGGCCGGGCCTCCTGGTCAACACGCTGCTCAAGGATCATTCGCATCGGCCGAGGCCTTATCAGGTCACGCAATTTGGTGGCGATCAGGCCTTCAAACCATTCTATCGCTTCGATGGTGAGTGCCGACGCAATTGCTCCTTCGTGTCAGGAGAAGGCGCCGAAGCTTTTTGGACCCTCGCGCCCGCAGTGCTGGTGCCCCTACCCTGGCGACCGATCGCCATCGCGGCCGCTTTGGTGTTCGGCGCCGCCACGAGTCTGCTTCGGATCGCCTTCGGTGGGCATTTCCTGTCCGACTCAATCCTCGCGGGACTATTGACCTGGTTGGTGATCCTCGCCTGCTGGCGGCTCGTCACACGCCTGTTCGGCGTCAGACCAGATGGCGTCGTCTAG
- a CDS encoding sensor histidine kinase, whose translation MMVQRRRGPGAILSRFTLKQTSTLMGSLGLVLIILTSSFIVWHERQTLFEEAEAHAEQSAYFLADHAKRLFEVSDIALHATLNATAGRDWDNIEQSKDLGTDMRSMNAMLPYVDDIWLVDETGRVRRATVPDLPTIVSMADRAVFRNAQQAGDKLIIGEPIVGRVSHKPTFLVARRIEAADGRFRGLVAASMALSYFTDYWQRLDVRNDERIDLIRDGTGEVLARYPDLKTMRAPHTIGPSVLAAAALAPDDGTFEPGPHQFGYYHRVGDLPVFVAVVFRDGVIDARWRAWLWRFIPYAAGAFVALAGIMMLGRRLARRESRSRREVEAARAMLSASNTRLEQRVAERTADLQETNREVQRFAYIVSHDLRAPLVNIMGFTSELDGLRGQLFAAGSPGARADAPDTVKADFDEAIGFIQSSIDKMDRLIKAILSLSRQGQRHFRPEALDMDRLMRSIADGVAHRVQRSGATITIAPLPRLIADRIAVEQVFSNLVENAVKYPQPGVPGRIHIAADESATTVTFEVSDNGRGIEPQDRERVFELFRRAGQQDEPGEGIGLANVRSLVRRLQGTIRLDSKPGLGSVFTVVLPKAADMTEDDGSS comes from the coding sequence ATGATGGTTCAGCGACGCCGAGGCCCGGGCGCCATCCTCAGCCGCTTCACCCTCAAGCAAACCAGCACACTGATGGGCTCGCTCGGGCTTGTCCTCATCATTCTCACGTCCAGCTTCATCGTTTGGCACGAGCGTCAGACGCTCTTCGAAGAAGCGGAAGCCCACGCAGAGCAGTCGGCCTATTTTCTCGCCGACCACGCCAAACGCCTCTTCGAGGTCTCGGATATCGCGCTGCACGCGACCTTGAACGCCACCGCCGGTCGCGATTGGGACAACATCGAGCAGTCGAAGGACCTCGGAACCGACATGAGGAGCATGAATGCCATGCTGCCCTATGTGGACGACATCTGGCTCGTGGACGAAACCGGCCGCGTGCGACGAGCCACCGTGCCCGATCTACCCACCATCGTTTCGATGGCCGACCGGGCGGTATTCCGCAACGCCCAGCAGGCCGGCGACAAGCTCATCATCGGCGAGCCGATTGTCGGTCGCGTCTCGCATAAGCCGACCTTTCTAGTGGCCCGACGGATCGAGGCAGCCGACGGACGCTTTCGCGGTTTGGTGGCCGCCTCGATGGCGCTGTCTTACTTCACCGATTATTGGCAGCGGTTGGACGTGCGCAACGACGAGCGGATCGACCTCATCCGCGACGGCACGGGAGAAGTCTTGGCGCGCTATCCCGACCTCAAGACGATGCGGGCCCCTCACACGATCGGCCCCAGCGTGCTGGCAGCGGCGGCACTCGCGCCCGACGATGGCACCTTCGAGCCCGGCCCCCATCAATTCGGCTATTATCATCGCGTCGGCGATCTGCCCGTCTTCGTGGCGGTCGTCTTCCGCGACGGCGTCATCGACGCGCGCTGGCGAGCGTGGCTCTGGCGTTTCATCCCCTATGCGGCTGGCGCCTTCGTGGCGCTCGCCGGCATCATGATGCTGGGTCGCCGTCTGGCGCGTCGCGAGAGCCGCTCGCGGCGTGAGGTCGAAGCCGCACGGGCCATGCTCAGCGCGTCCAACACGCGGTTGGAACAGCGGGTCGCGGAGCGAACGGCCGATTTGCAGGAGACAAACCGTGAGGTGCAGCGGTTCGCCTATATCGTGAGCCACGATCTGCGTGCCCCGCTTGTCAACATCATGGGCTTCACGTCGGAACTGGACGGCCTTCGTGGACAATTATTCGCCGCAGGATCACCGGGCGCTCGAGCCGATGCACCCGACACGGTGAAAGCCGACTTCGATGAGGCGATCGGCTTCATCCAATCGTCGATCGACAAGATGGACAGGCTGATCAAAGCGATCCTCAGCTTGTCGCGTCAAGGCCAGCGGCACTTTCGACCGGAGGCGCTCGACATGGACCGTCTCATGCGCTCGATCGCGGACGGTGTCGCCCACAGGGTTCAGCGCTCCGGAGCCACGATCACGATCGCACCGCTGCCGCGTCTCATCGCAGATCGCATCGCGGTCGAGCAGGTGTTTTCCAACCTGGTCGAGAATGCGGTCAAATATCCGCAGCCGGGGGTCCCCGGTCGGATCCACATCGCGGCCGACGAATCCGCCACGACCGTGACATTCGAGGTGAGCGACAACGGGAGGGGTATCGAGCCGCAGGATCGCGAGCGCGTCTTCGAACTTTTTCGTCGGGCCGGGCAACAGGACGAGCCGGGCGAAGGCATCGGGCTTGCCAACGTGCGCTCGCTGGTTCGAAGACTGCAAGGCACCATCCGGCTCGATAGTAAGCCAGGGCTCGGCAGCGTCTTTACGGTAGTGCTGCCGAAAGCCGCCGACATGACGGAGGACGATGGATCATCATGA
- a CDS encoding transglutaminase family protein codes for MSVLSVRHLTTYSYKTPVRFGEHRIMFRPRDSYDQRLISSDLVIDPEPRRLRWLHDVFGNCVAIASFSKPAAQLRFDTRIVLDHTPLNTPDFSIEDFARTYPFTYGPDEMPDLARLIERQYLDPEHALDQWVRRFVHRGRETETAKLLMTMTYAIKESFTYSRRLEHGTQDPITTLTTRKGTCRDFAVLMIEAARALGLAARFVSGYLNVPSDAGDTSHKGGGNTHAWCQIYLPGAGWVEFDPTNGIVGNRDLIRVAVARDPRQAVPLSGTYFGDAAAFSGMTVSVDVREIAPFHPTLQDLDDAALGEGPHDRAVLA; via the coding sequence ATGTCGGTTTTATCGGTTCGCCATCTGACGACCTACAGCTACAAAACACCGGTTCGCTTCGGCGAACACCGGATCATGTTTCGGCCCCGCGACAGCTATGACCAGCGGCTGATCTCCTCCGATCTCGTGATCGATCCAGAACCTCGACGTCTCCGCTGGCTCCATGATGTGTTCGGCAATTGCGTCGCGATCGCCAGCTTTTCAAAGCCGGCCGCACAGCTGCGATTCGACACGCGAATCGTGCTCGACCACACGCCGCTGAACACACCCGATTTCTCGATAGAGGATTTTGCGCGGACCTATCCGTTCACCTATGGGCCGGACGAGATGCCGGATCTCGCGCGCCTGATCGAGCGACAATATCTCGACCCCGAACACGCGCTCGATCAATGGGTCCGGCGCTTCGTGCATCGTGGACGCGAGACCGAAACTGCCAAATTGCTGATGACCATGACCTACGCGATCAAGGAGAGCTTCACCTATTCCAGGCGGCTTGAACACGGCACACAAGATCCGATCACGACGTTGACGACCCGCAAGGGGACCTGCCGAGACTTCGCGGTGCTGATGATCGAAGCCGCGCGCGCCCTCGGGCTCGCGGCCCGGTTCGTGTCGGGCTATCTCAATGTTCCGTCTGACGCGGGCGACACCTCTCACAAGGGCGGTGGCAACACCCATGCGTGGTGCCAGATCTATCTGCCCGGCGCGGGGTGGGTCGAGTTCGACCCGACGAACGGCATCGTCGGCAACCGCGATCTGATCCGTGTCGCAGTCGCTCGCGACCCGCGTCAGGCCGTGCCGCTCTCGGGCACGTATTTCGGCGACGCCGCCGCCTTTTCGGGCATGACCGTCAGCGTGGATGTCCGCGAGATCGCGCCCTTTCATCCCACCCTGCAAGATCTCGACGATGCCGCGCTGGGCGAAGGACCGCACGACCGCGCTGTCCTGGCCTAA
- a CDS encoding response regulator: MTLPTIIMIEDDEGHARLIEKNLRRAGVENEIVHFGDGASALAHLFQQRGLPADRKATPLLILLDLNLPDMSGAEVLKRVKENSILKRLPVIMLTTTDDKLEIQRCYDLGCNVYITKPVIYQNFAEAVRQLGLFLSVMQVPEPA, encoded by the coding sequence ATGACCCTACCGACCATCATCATGATCGAGGATGACGAGGGTCATGCTCGGTTAATCGAAAAGAACCTCCGCCGCGCAGGCGTCGAAAACGAGATCGTGCATTTCGGCGATGGAGCCAGCGCGCTCGCTCACCTTTTCCAACAGCGCGGGTTGCCGGCGGATCGCAAGGCTACTCCGCTGCTGATCCTGCTCGATCTCAACCTGCCGGACATGAGCGGCGCCGAGGTGCTGAAACGCGTCAAGGAGAATAGCATCTTGAAGCGGCTACCGGTCATCATGTTGACCACAACCGACGACAAGCTTGAAATCCAACGCTGCTATGACCTTGGCTGCAACGTCTACATCACCAAACCGGTGATTTATCAAAATTTCGCCGAGGCGGTGAGACAGCTCGGGCTGTTTCTATCCGTCATGCAGGTTCCCGAGCCGGCCTGA
- the groES gene encoding co-chaperone GroES gives MNFRPLHDRVVVKRLEGEEKTKGGIIIPDTAKEKPQEGEIIAVGPGGRDESGKLTPLDVKAGDKVLFGKWSGTEVKIDGQDLLIMKESDIMGVVG, from the coding sequence ATGAACTTTCGTCCCCTGCACGACCGTGTGGTCGTCAAGCGCCTCGAAGGCGAAGAAAAGACCAAGGGCGGCATCATCATCCCGGACACCGCCAAGGAGAAGCCTCAGGAAGGCGAGATCATCGCGGTCGGACCTGGTGGTCGCGACGAAAGCGGTAAGCTGACCCCCCTCGACGTGAAGGCTGGCGACAAGGTTCTGTTCGGCAAATGGTCGGGCACGGAAGTCAAGATCGACGGCCAAGATCTCCTTATCATGAAGGAGAGCGACATCATGGGCGTCGTCGGCTGA
- a CDS encoding MAPEG family protein, translating into MTQNDLVTQDLVLAGWSIVLALVQLGLAGIGKRMQEPRSWGAGPRDDVMSYSGRTARLIRAQSNLMETLPMFLGAVAIAHLAGRNGSLSVLGAELYLAGRVIYVPLYWFGVPYVRTLVWLVATLGLCLVLTDCLS; encoded by the coding sequence GTGACGCAAAACGATCTGGTGACCCAAGATCTCGTCTTGGCGGGTTGGAGCATCGTCCTGGCTCTCGTCCAACTCGGCTTGGCGGGGATCGGCAAACGCATGCAGGAACCGCGCTCGTGGGGGGCTGGGCCGCGCGACGACGTGATGAGCTATTCGGGTCGCACCGCGCGCCTGATCCGAGCGCAAAGCAATCTGATGGAGACCTTGCCAATGTTCCTCGGCGCGGTCGCGATCGCGCATCTGGCGGGTCGCAACGGCTCGCTTTCGGTGCTGGGGGCTGAACTCTACTTGGCCGGGCGAGTTATCTATGTGCCGCTCTATTGGTTCGGCGTTCCTTATGTTCGAACCTTGGTCTGGCTGGTCGCGACGTTGGGTCTGTGCCTCGTTCTCACAGACTGCCTGTCCTGA
- the cpdR gene encoding cell cycle two-component system response regulator CpdR, which translates to MDLSDNPITKILLAEDDNDMRRFLVKALQNAGYNVASFDNGLSAYHRLREEPFELLLTDIVMPEMDGIELARRATELDPDIKVMFITGFAAVALNPDNNAPKEAKILSKPFHLKDLVGEVQRLLAA; encoded by the coding sequence ATGGACCTGAGCGACAATCCGATCACCAAGATCCTCCTGGCCGAAGACGATAACGACATGCGTCGGTTTCTGGTCAAGGCGCTACAAAATGCCGGCTATAACGTCGCCTCTTTCGACAATGGACTGTCGGCCTATCATCGCCTTCGGGAAGAGCCCTTCGAGCTTCTCCTCACCGATATCGTCATGCCGGAGATGGACGGGATCGAACTGGCCCGCCGCGCGACCGAACTCGACCCCGACATCAAGGTCATGTTCATTACGGGGTTTGCGGCGGTGGCGCTGAACCCCGACAACAATGCCCCGAAGGAAGCCAAGATCCTCTCCAAGCCCTTTCACTTGAAGGATCTTGTGGGCGAAGTGCAGCGCCTCCTCGCAGCCTAA
- a CDS encoding transglutaminase-like domain-containing protein codes for MKIRCGFDITYFCNIPTPMLFLLSVHPSREQDLLTPQQITFTPQVASRVYTDAFGNRVTRILAPVGETRLTSDFLIRDSGLEDEYAPHAKEIPVEELPDDVLVFLLASRYCDTEALSNLAWSLFGNSPRGWQRVEAIVAYANQRISFGYAHARNTRTASEGHAEQVGVCRDFAHLAVTLCRCMNIPARYCTGYLGDIGVPVGDTPMDFSAWFEVFLDGRWYTFDARHKHARIGRIVMARGRDATDVAISTAFGPANLVGFTVVTDEIPDDVNMGTLPSIESIAEASADEPLRSPQSGR; via the coding sequence ATGAAAATACGCTGCGGCTTCGACATCACATATTTCTGTAACATCCCCACCCCGATGCTCTTTCTTCTCAGCGTGCATCCGTCGCGCGAGCAGGATCTGTTGACGCCACAGCAGATCACCTTCACGCCCCAGGTCGCCTCGCGCGTTTATACGGATGCTTTCGGCAATCGCGTCACCCGCATCCTTGCGCCTGTCGGCGAAACCCGCCTGACCAGCGACTTTCTTATTCGCGATAGCGGGCTTGAAGACGAATATGCGCCTCATGCCAAGGAAATTCCGGTCGAGGAGCTGCCCGACGATGTTTTAGTGTTCCTGCTGGCAAGCCGCTATTGCGACACCGAGGCGTTGAGCAACCTCGCTTGGTCGCTGTTCGGCAATAGTCCGCGCGGATGGCAACGTGTCGAAGCCATCGTGGCCTATGCCAACCAGCGCATCAGCTTCGGCTATGCTCATGCGCGCAACACGCGGACGGCGAGCGAAGGCCATGCCGAGCAGGTCGGCGTGTGCCGCGACTTTGCTCATCTCGCGGTCACCTTATGCCGCTGCATGAATATTCCGGCACGCTATTGCACCGGCTACCTCGGCGACATCGGAGTCCCGGTCGGCGATACGCCGATGGATTTCAGCGCCTGGTTCGAAGTGTTCCTGGATGGCCGCTGGTACACGTTTGACGCCCGGCACAAACATGCTCGGATCGGCCGGATCGTCATGGCGCGTGGCCGGGACGCGACCGATGTGGCGATCTCCACAGCTTTCGGCCCGGCCAATCTCGTCGGCTTTACCGTCGTGACCGACGAAATTCCGGATGATGTGAATATGGGGACCCTCCCCTCGATCGAATCGATAGCAGAGGCCTCCGCCGATGAGCCGCTTCGCAGCCCGCAATCGGGGCGATAA
- a CDS encoding LysR family transcriptional regulator has protein sequence MIDKLEYVVALAREKHFGRAADLCGVTQPTLSAGLKQLEDTLGILIVQRSSRFLGFTPEGERVLAWARRMVGDAQAMRQEIKALKHGLSGHLRIAAIPSALPIVAGLTTGFAQRHPAVRFSVMSRTSDDILRKLENFEIDAGVTYIDNESLTHVRMLPLYYERYRYVTARISAPPRDDTIAWRSVGERPLCLLTRDMQNRRIIDKVSQAAGITLSPRLETDSMIVLLSHVKTGFWSSILPAALVDLSVLPADIVALPIVGPELANLIGLVVPDRNPMTTLVQALFAETTQRPSAAETA, from the coding sequence ATGATCGACAAGCTCGAATATGTCGTCGCTTTGGCGCGTGAGAAACATTTCGGTCGCGCCGCCGATCTGTGCGGCGTCACGCAACCGACCTTGTCGGCAGGCTTGAAGCAGCTGGAAGATACGCTCGGCATCCTCATCGTGCAGAGGAGTTCCCGCTTCTTGGGCTTTACGCCCGAGGGCGAGCGCGTGCTGGCCTGGGCGCGCCGCATGGTTGGCGACGCGCAGGCGATGCGCCAGGAAATCAAGGCGTTGAAACACGGCCTGAGCGGACATTTACGGATTGCCGCGATCCCATCGGCGCTTCCGATCGTCGCAGGCTTGACCACAGGCTTCGCTCAACGCCATCCGGCGGTTCGCTTTTCGGTGATGTCCCGCACGTCCGACGACATCCTGAGAAAGCTGGAAAATTTCGAGATCGATGCGGGGGTCACCTACATCGACAATGAAAGCCTGACCCATGTCCGAATGCTGCCGCTGTATTACGAGCGCTACCGCTATGTGACGGCTCGGATCTCCGCGCCGCCGCGTGACGACACGATCGCCTGGCGTTCAGTCGGTGAACGGCCGCTTTGTCTGCTCACGCGAGACATGCAGAACCGGCGGATTATTGACAAAGTCAGCCAAGCGGCCGGCATTACGCTGTCGCCCCGGCTCGAAACGGATTCGATGATCGTCCTCTTGTCGCATGTCAAAACGGGCTTTTGGTCAAGCATCCTACCAGCCGCCTTGGTCGACCTTTCGGTTTTACCCGCCGACATCGTCGCTCTGCCGATCGTCGGGCCCGAGCTCGCAAATCTGATCGGCTTGGTGGTACCGGATCGTAATCCGATGACCACGTTGGTGCAGGCGCTGTTTGCCGAAACCACGCAGCGCCCGAGTGCTGCCGAAACGGCATAA
- the groL gene encoding chaperonin GroEL (60 kDa chaperone family; promotes refolding of misfolded polypeptides especially under stressful conditions; forms two stacked rings of heptamers to form a barrel-shaped 14mer; ends can be capped by GroES; misfolded proteins enter the barrel where they are refolded when GroES binds) produces MAAKDVRFSSDARDRMLRGVDILANAVKVTLGPKGRNVVIDKSFGAPRITKDGVTVAKEIELEDKFENMGAQMVREVASKTNDKAGDGTTTATVLAQAIVREGTKYVAAGMNPMDLKRGVDMAVTAALEDIKSRSKKINSSDEVAQVGTISSNGDKEIGQMIAKAMQKVGNEGVITVEEAKTSETELDVVEGMQFDRGYLSPYFITNAEKMVAELEDPYILIHEKKLSSLQAMLPVLEAVVQTGKPLVIIAEDIEGEALATLVVNKLRGGLKVAAVKAPGFGDRRKAMLEDISILTQGQMISEELGIKLESVTLQMLGRAKRIRIDKETTTIIDGHGEKSDIDGRIAQIKAQIEETTSDYDREKLQERLAKLAGGVAVIRVGGSTEVEVKEKKDRVDDALNATRAAVEEGIVPGGGIALLRAKAAVLKLKSDIPDVQAGINIISKALEAPIRQIADNAGVEGSIVVGKVLENASQTFGYNAQTEEYVDMIEAGIVDPAKVVRTALQDAASVAGLLITTEAMVAESPKDKPAMPMGGGGGGMGGMDF; encoded by the coding sequence ATGGCAGCTAAAGACGTACGTTTCTCGTCCGACGCCCGCGATCGCATGCTTCGCGGCGTCGACATTCTGGCCAATGCGGTCAAGGTTACGCTCGGCCCCAAGGGTCGTAACGTCGTGATCGACAAGTCCTTCGGCGCGCCCCGCATCACCAAGGACGGTGTGACGGTCGCCAAGGAAATCGAGCTCGAAGACAAGTTCGAGAACATGGGCGCCCAGATGGTGCGCGAAGTGGCCTCGAAGACCAACGACAAGGCCGGCGACGGCACCACCACCGCGACCGTTCTGGCTCAGGCCATCGTTCGTGAAGGCACCAAATATGTCGCAGCCGGCATGAACCCGATGGATCTGAAGCGCGGCGTCGACATGGCCGTGACGGCAGCTCTCGAGGATATCAAGTCGCGTTCGAAGAAGATCAACTCGTCGGACGAAGTCGCTCAGGTCGGCACCATTTCGTCGAACGGCGACAAGGAAATCGGCCAGATGATCGCCAAGGCGATGCAGAAGGTCGGCAACGAGGGCGTCATCACGGTCGAAGAGGCCAAGACCTCTGAGACTGAACTCGACGTCGTCGAAGGCATGCAGTTCGATCGCGGCTATCTCTCGCCCTACTTCATCACCAACGCCGAGAAGATGGTTGCCGAGCTCGAGGATCCCTACATCCTCATCCACGAGAAGAAGCTGTCGTCGCTTCAGGCCATGCTGCCGGTTCTCGAAGCCGTCGTGCAGACCGGCAAGCCGCTCGTCATCATCGCCGAAGACATCGAAGGCGAGGCTCTTGCCACGCTCGTGGTCAACAAGCTCCGTGGTGGCCTCAAGGTCGCAGCCGTCAAGGCTCCGGGCTTCGGCGATCGCCGCAAGGCGATGCTCGAAGACATTTCGATCCTGACTCAGGGCCAGATGATCTCCGAGGAACTCGGCATCAAGCTTGAATCCGTCACGCTCCAGATGCTGGGCCGCGCCAAGCGGATCCGTATCGACAAGGAGACCACCACGATCATTGACGGTCATGGCGAAAAGTCCGACATTGACGGCCGTATCGCGCAGATCAAGGCGCAGATCGAGGAGACCACCTCGGACTACGACCGTGAGAAGCTTCAGGAGCGTCTGGCCAAGTTGGCCGGTGGCGTCGCGGTCATCCGCGTCGGCGGCTCGACCGAAGTCGAAGTCAAAGAGAAGAAGGATCGCGTCGACGACGCCCTCAATGCGACCCGCGCGGCCGTTGAAGAAGGCATCGTCCCCGGCGGCGGTATTGCACTGCTGCGCGCCAAGGCGGCCGTGTTGAAGCTGAAGAGCGACATCCCGGACGTTCAGGCTGGCATCAACATCATCTCGAAGGCGCTTGAAGCCCCGATCCGTCAGATCGCCGATAATGCCGGCGTTGAAGGCTCGATCGTGGTCGGCAAGGTTCTCGAGAATGCCTCGCAGACCTTCGGCTACAATGCCCAGACGGAAGAATATGTCGACATGATCGAAGCCGGGATCGTTGATCCGGCCAAGGTTGTTCGGACCGCTCTTCAGGATGCGGCGTCGGTCGCCGGCTTGCTGATCACCACTGAGGCCATGGTTGCCGAGTCCCCCAAGGACAAGCCGGCCATGCCGATGGGCGGTGGCGGCGGCGGCATGGGCGGTATGGACTTCTAA